CCGCTGAACTTGCTACCGGAGGCGATGCTGCTGCGGGCGCTGGTGCAGGACTTCATTGATCGCTTCGACGAGCAGGACCAGATGCTGACCCGCTGGAACCTCAGCTTTGAAAAAGCATTCCAGAGCGACTGGTCCGCCTGGTGGAACGAACTCCGAGCCGACGCCCTGGAGTGTGAAGGCGACCTCAGTGAAGAACTGCTTGTGGCCATGCCTGACCCGATGACGTACCTGCCCAGCAAGCCGCTGCGGATGTCCGACATCACTAAAGTGAGCAGCTTGATCGACAAGATCGGCACCATGGTCGAGCGCATTCGCAAGGCCCGCTCAGTCGAGACGTTCAGCATGAACACCATTGACCTGCTGTGGACCGCCATGTCCGCGCACCTGACCCAGGCAATGTTGGAGGTGATTGAAGATGACCCACTCAGAAGCCAGCTTCACGCCTCCGTGGAAGAGAAGTGGTCCACCATCAGCCTCGCGGAACTCGCCAGCCGCAGCACTCAGAACGGAGCGGGCGAAGGCTGAACGTTTCAACCAGTACCAGACCCGCCCGCTGGATTACCTGCGCGAGGTGCTCAACATTCACCCGTGGGCCGGACGCAACGGCAAGCGCGGGCAACTCGAACTGGTGCAGGACATCGGGGCGAGCGTGCGCCGCCAGCTCGCCGGGGATAAGGCCGCCCCGAAGATCTTCCGGGTGGACTCCGCCCACGGTGTCGGCAAGACATTCATTGCTGCCGGGCTGGTGAACTGGTTCTTCGACGCCTTCACGCCCAGCACCACCATCAGCACCGCGCCGAGCGCCGATCAGGTGGAGCTGCTGCTGTGGAAGGACATCAAGAGCCAGCGCAAAGGCAAGCAGCTCCCCGGTCGGGTGCTGCCCGGCTCGCCCCGCATGGTCAAGAGTGAGAACCACTGGGCCATCGGGCGGACCACCAGCGACGCCGGAGGGCAGGGCACCGCCCGCGCCCAGGGTCAGCACGCCAAGTACATGTTCTTCGTGGTCGACGAGGCCGAGGGCGTGCCCGCCTACCAGTACGACGCCATCAACGCCATGATGACCGGCGGCGTGGTCCTGATCTGGCTGCTGATCGCCAACCCCATGACCCGTACCAGCGCCTTCCACAAGCTCGGGAAGCAGCCCGGCGTCCAGAACTACGTGTTCAGCCTGCTCGACTTCCCGAACGTCGTCGAGGGTGTGGACGTGGTGCCGGGGGGCACGACGCGCACCTGGCTCGATCAGATGATCGGAAAGCACTGCGAGCCGGTGCTCCAGCATGACGAGGACCTGCTGACCTTCGAGGTGGCCTGGGAGATTCAGGTGGAAGGGGACGGCGCGGTCTACCCGCCCGGCACGATCTTCGCCCCGAATGCCGAATTTCAGTTCCGGGCGCTGGGCGTGGCCCCCGCCTCGAATGCTGGTGACGCCCTGATCAGCACTGGGCGCTTCGAGGCGGCCATCAACCGGCCCCGGCCCGAACACGCCGACTTCCGGGTGGCACAGATCGGCGTGGACTGCGCCCGCTACGGCAACGACGCCGGGAACGTCTGGCTCTACCAGGAGCTGACCCTGACCCGCGAAGCCGAGCTGCGCCAGGTGGACGACTTCCGGTATGTCGAAGCCATCCGCGCCGCTGCTCTGAAGGCCATCGCCGCTGGGGCAGAACTCATCAGCTTCCGCATTGACGGCACCGGCGGCTACGGCTCCGGCAAGATCGACATCAGCAAGGCCGACGCGGCGCTGCTCGAAGCGGCCACCCTCGCCGGATGCACACTGATCTTCCACGAGGTCCAGTTCAACCGTGTCCCTCATGACGGCGAGCGCTACGCCGACCTGGCCACCGAGATGTACGGCGAAGCCGCAGAGATGCTCAAGATCGCCAGCGTCCCGAACCCACCCGAGCACCTCCAGACGGACTTCACCGAACGTCGCGCCAAGTTCGTGGCCCGCAATGAAGGCGGGAACCGGCGCATCGTTCGCAGGCTCGAAAGCAAGGACGAATTCAAGAGTCGTGTCAAGCCGACCCGTTCACCCGACGATGGGGACGGCGCGGCGCTGGCGCTTGCTCCAGAAGAAATCTTCAAGGCAGTCATCGGTGAGCACTTTGGCTGGTGAAGGAGGTGAACATCAATTGAGCATGTTTAGTAGAGCCGTTCAGACCGTCAGCAGCGCCCTGCGCCGCAAAGGCAACGCGGGTGGCATCTATGCCCCAGCTGGAAGTGGCGGCTGGGGCACCCTCTTTTCCTTCAGCGGCATCGGCAACCGCGCCACTGGCCAGGTGCAACTCAACGAATCCGAGCGGCTTCAGAATAACGTGGGCGTGGTTCACACTGCCGTTCTGCGGATCGCTGAGGACGTCTCCAGCCTCAAGGTCACGGTGGAGATCAGCAAGCGCGGCGGGCGCTGGGTGGCTGACCCGCAACACCCGCTCCAGCAGCTCTTGACCCAGCCTGTCCCCTGGGCCGAGGGTACCGAACTCCGGCATGTGCTCCAGCAGCACCTGTGCCTGCTGGGACGCGCCGCCGTGCTGGTCGTCGACGGCACACACGGCCAGCCCCGCGAGCTGCACCTGCTCTACCCGCAGCGCCTCGACGCCCTGCCCGACCCGGTGAACTTCATCAGCCAGTACCGCTACCAGGGCCTGGGCGGCATGCAGCAGTACTTCCCGGCCTTCACGACCAAACCCGACCCGTCCGGCCTCAGCGTGCTGGAAGTGCGAATCCCCGAGCCGACCAACCCTTACGGCGGCAACAGCGCCGTGCAGGCAGGCAGCAACTCCATCACGCTCGACAGTGAGATTCGCGCTTACGCCCGCTTCTACTTCGCCAACAACGCCGTACCAGGCGCGGTGCTGGAGTCCGACCAGGCCTACCCCGGCCCGGTCGCGGCGCAGGCCCAGAAGGACAGCTGGAACGAGCAGTATCAGGGCGTTTACAACGCGGGCAAACTCGCGCCGCTGTGGGGTGGCCTGAAGCTCAAGAGCATCGCGCCTGCTTTCAAGGACCTGGCCTTCCCGGAGATCACGAGAGCGACGCGGCAGGACATCCTGATGCACTTCGGCGTGCCGGGGCCGGTGCTGGGCTACACCGACACCGGCGCACTCGGCGCGGACACCTTCAGCGCTGCCAGGTCCGTCTACCAGAGCCAGACGCTGGACCCACACCGCAAGCGCCTGGAGCGCTTCTTCAACCGCCTCGCCACCCGCTGGCCCGGCTGCCGCGTGGTCATCGAAAGCCCAGTCGACGACGACCTGGCCCGACTGGAGAAGCGCCGCCTCGACGAGACCGGTGCAGGACTCCTGAGCCGCAAAGAATACCGCGCCGCCGCCGGATACGAGGAGGACGGGCAGCCGGATGTTTGGACCATGCCGCGCGGCACGCAGGTCTATCACGGCCTCGCACCCGAAGACATCGCTGAACCTGTCGCTGGTGAAACCGCCCCTGCCGAGGCGCAGGCCCCACCCGAAGACAAGGGAGCTGTGGCCGCCCGGTACCGGACGCTGTGGGCGAGCGAGTACCGCCGCCTCAAGCACGCCAGCGAAACCGAGCGCCCCCACCTGCCCGCCGAGTTCGCCCAGCGCTGGGCCGCTGAGGGTGAATCGCTGGCCACGCTGGCCGGTGAGTTGCGCCTCGCAGCCCTGAACCGCAGTGGCGGCGACCTCGCCAAAGCGTATGAGGCCCTCAAGGCTGAGGCGTCCGCACTCGCGGAGGCCAGATGAAGACCAGCGCCACCACCAAGCCCCGAACCGGACGCACCACCGCCAAACCCCCCTTGAAGGAAGGTGAACCCCATGACACAGACCAACCAGACCCGATTCAAAGCAGGCCAGTACCTGACCCTGCGAACCCGGATCAGCGAAACAGCCCAGAGCGGCGAGCTGATCCTGCGCGGCGTGGCCAACAATGCTGATGAGACCGACTCCTTCGGCACCCGCATTCGCCTCTCCCAGCGGGCACTCGACGGCTTCAAGACCAACCCCATCCTGCTCTACGCCCACGACGTCGCCGAACCCATCGGCAAGGTGCGCGAAATCGGGTACGTCGGCAGCAACCTCGAAGTGGAAGTGGCGGTGCTGCCCGACACCAGAACGCCGAACGGAACCGACATCCAGCAGCTGGTGCGGAGCGGGGCGCTCAATGCCTTCTCCATCCGCTTCGACGAGTACAAGACGCGCAACATCGGCGACTACACCCAAATCGACGCAGACGTGCTGGACGAGCTGAGCCTCGTCTCGCTGCCCAGCAACCGCTCCAGCCTGATCACCATGCGGAGTAAGGGCGTGGATCTACACGGCGCAGGCGAACTCCTGAGCGCTGAGCAACGGCCCGCTGACCTGCGCGCACCCAACACCCGCGCTGCTGGCCCGCTGAACCTGGTGCTGCTGATGCAGCGTTTGGCCGAGGCCGTCAACGAACAGCGTGGCGACGACGACGACTGGTCAAGCGCT
This portion of the Deinococcus rubellus genome encodes:
- a CDS encoding phage portal protein; translation: MFSRAVQTVSSALRRKGNAGGIYAPAGSGGWGTLFSFSGIGNRATGQVQLNESERLQNNVGVVHTAVLRIAEDVSSLKVTVEISKRGGRWVADPQHPLQQLLTQPVPWAEGTELRHVLQQHLCLLGRAAVLVVDGTHGQPRELHLLYPQRLDALPDPVNFISQYRYQGLGGMQQYFPAFTTKPDPSGLSVLEVRIPEPTNPYGGNSAVQAGSNSITLDSEIRAYARFYFANNAVPGAVLESDQAYPGPVAAQAQKDSWNEQYQGVYNAGKLAPLWGGLKLKSIAPAFKDLAFPEITRATRQDILMHFGVPGPVLGYTDTGALGADTFSAARSVYQSQTLDPHRKRLERFFNRLATRWPGCRVVIESPVDDDLARLEKRRLDETGAGLLSRKEYRAAAGYEEDGQPDVWTMPRGTQVYHGLAPEDIAEPVAGETAPAEAQAPPEDKGAVAARYRTLWASEYRRLKHASETERPHLPAEFAQRWAAEGESLATLAGELRLAALNRSGGDLAKAYEALKAEASALAEAR
- a CDS encoding HK97 family phage prohead protease gives rise to the protein MTQTNQTRFKAGQYLTLRTRISETAQSGELILRGVANNADETDSFGTRIRLSQRALDGFKTNPILLYAHDVAEPIGKVREIGYVGSNLEVEVAVLPDTRTPNGTDIQQLVRSGALNAFSIRFDEYKTRNIGDYTQIDADVLDELSLVSLPSNRSSLITMRSKGVDLHGAGELLSAEQRPADLRAPNTRAAGPLNLVLLMQRLAEAVNEQRGDDDDWSSAYVVAVYDDYLVWTEYGESSFYREGYSVDAAGAVTLAGDLAEVLPTWTVVGAAEEETAERSKPPQTRAARLHADDLKEIVCQLRAAPAPEPQPEPEPEGEEEVPLEDGLAELRGLISADPPPTPDPEEATLDDVRAVIRGVISETVGAPAG